A window of the Gossypium hirsutum isolate 1008001.06 chromosome A05, Gossypium_hirsutum_v2.1, whole genome shotgun sequence genome harbors these coding sequences:
- the LOC107890466 gene encoding DNA replication licensing factor MCM5 isoform X2, producing the protein MRPEDRVAIHEAMKQQTISIAKAGITTVLNSRTSVLAAANPPSGRYDDLKTAQDNFDLRTTILSRFDLIFIVKDVSLYDQDKIIASHIIKVHSSAQAASGDIRASKEENWLKRYIQYCRSECHPHLSEAACAKLQSDYVDIRREMRQQANETGEAAAIPITAMQLEAIIRLNESLAKMKLMCFRSHVATESDVTEALRLFKVCTMDAACSGINQHIHITPDMANDIKQAENQIKRRLGIGNHISERSLIDDLTRMGMNESMVRRAILIMHQRGEVECQRERHIIVRKV; encoded by the exons ATGAGACCAGAGGATAG GGTTGCAATTCATGAAGCTATGAAGCAACAGACAATATCTATTGCCAAAGCAGGAATAACGACTGTTCTCAATTCTAGAACTTCAGTACTTGCAGCTGCTAATCCTCCTTCTGGACGTTATGATGATCTTAAG ACAGCACAGGATAATTTTGATTTACGGACTACAATTCTTTCAAGATTTGACTTGATCTTCATTGTCAAAGATGTCAGTCTGTATGACCAAGACAAG ATCATAGCAAGTCATATCATAAAAGTTCATTCATCTGCTCAGGCAGCCTCCGGTGATATTAGAGCTTCTAAAGAAGAGAATTGGCTGAAAAG GTATATACAGTATTGCCGATCAGAATGCCACCCTCACCTTTCAGAAGCTGCATGTGCTAAGCTTCAGAGTGATTATGTTGATATCAGAAGG GAAATGAGGCAGCAAGCAAATGAGACTGGAGAAGCTGCTGCAATCCCCATCACTGCGATGCAGTTAGAGGCCATCATAAGGTTAAACGAGTCTCTTGCAAAAATGAAATT AATGTGTTTTAGGTCACATGTTGCCACTGAAAGTGACGTAACTGAAGCATTAAGACTTTTCAAAGTTTGTACAATGGATGCAGCATGCTCTGGAATAAACCAACACATTCATATCACTCCTGATATGGCTAATGACATCAAG CAAGCAGAAAACCAGATAAAGAGAAGATTGGGAATTGGAAATCACATATCCGAAAGATCATTGATTGATGATCTTACTAGAATGGGTATGAATGAGTCAATG GTAAGAAGAGCCATTTTAATTATGCATCAGAGAGGTGAAGTTGAATGTCAACGTGAAAGGCATATTATTGTTCGTAAAGTATGA
- the LOC107890466 gene encoding DNA replication licensing factor MCM5 isoform X3 translates to MRPEDRVAIHEAMKQQTISIAKAGITTVLNSRTSVLAAANPPSGRYDDLKTAQDNFDLRTTILSRFDLIFIVKDVSLYDQDKIIASHIIKVHSSAQAASGDIRASKEENWLKRYIQYCRSECHPHLSEAACAKLQSDYVDIRREMRQQANETGEAAAIPITAMQLEAIIRLNESLAKMKLSHVATESDVTEALRLFKVCTMDAACSGINQHIHITPDMANDIKQAENQIKRRLGIGNHISERSLIDDLTRMGMNESMVRRAILIMHQRGEVECQRERHIIVRKV, encoded by the exons ATGAGACCAGAGGATAG GGTTGCAATTCATGAAGCTATGAAGCAACAGACAATATCTATTGCCAAAGCAGGAATAACGACTGTTCTCAATTCTAGAACTTCAGTACTTGCAGCTGCTAATCCTCCTTCTGGACGTTATGATGATCTTAAG ACAGCACAGGATAATTTTGATTTACGGACTACAATTCTTTCAAGATTTGACTTGATCTTCATTGTCAAAGATGTCAGTCTGTATGACCAAGACAAG ATCATAGCAAGTCATATCATAAAAGTTCATTCATCTGCTCAGGCAGCCTCCGGTGATATTAGAGCTTCTAAAGAAGAGAATTGGCTGAAAAG GTATATACAGTATTGCCGATCAGAATGCCACCCTCACCTTTCAGAAGCTGCATGTGCTAAGCTTCAGAGTGATTATGTTGATATCAGAAGG GAAATGAGGCAGCAAGCAAATGAGACTGGAGAAGCTGCTGCAATCCCCATCACTGCGATGCAGTTAGAGGCCATCATAAGGTTAAACGAGTCTCTTGCAAAAATGAAATT GTCACATGTTGCCACTGAAAGTGACGTAACTGAAGCATTAAGACTTTTCAAAGTTTGTACAATGGATGCAGCATGCTCTGGAATAAACCAACACATTCATATCACTCCTGATATGGCTAATGACATCAAG CAAGCAGAAAACCAGATAAAGAGAAGATTGGGAATTGGAAATCACATATCCGAAAGATCATTGATTGATGATCTTACTAGAATGGGTATGAATGAGTCAATG GTAAGAAGAGCCATTTTAATTATGCATCAGAGAGGTGAAGTTGAATGTCAACGTGAAAGGCATATTATTGTTCGTAAAGTATGA
- the LOC107890466 gene encoding DNA replication licensing factor MCM5 isoform X1, which yields MRPEDRVAIHEAMKQQTISIAKAGITTVLNSRTSVLAAANPPSGRYDDLKTAQDNFDLRTTILSRFDLIFIVKDVSLYDQDKIIASHIIKVHSSAQAASGDIRASKEENWLKRYIQYCRSECHPHLSEAACAKLQSDYVDIRREMRQQANETGEAAAIPITAMQLEAIIRLNESLAKMKFYLRMCFRSHVATESDVTEALRLFKVCTMDAACSGINQHIHITPDMANDIKQAENQIKRRLGIGNHISERSLIDDLTRMGMNESMVRRAILIMHQRGEVECQRERHIIVRKV from the exons ATGAGACCAGAGGATAG GGTTGCAATTCATGAAGCTATGAAGCAACAGACAATATCTATTGCCAAAGCAGGAATAACGACTGTTCTCAATTCTAGAACTTCAGTACTTGCAGCTGCTAATCCTCCTTCTGGACGTTATGATGATCTTAAG ACAGCACAGGATAATTTTGATTTACGGACTACAATTCTTTCAAGATTTGACTTGATCTTCATTGTCAAAGATGTCAGTCTGTATGACCAAGACAAG ATCATAGCAAGTCATATCATAAAAGTTCATTCATCTGCTCAGGCAGCCTCCGGTGATATTAGAGCTTCTAAAGAAGAGAATTGGCTGAAAAG GTATATACAGTATTGCCGATCAGAATGCCACCCTCACCTTTCAGAAGCTGCATGTGCTAAGCTTCAGAGTGATTATGTTGATATCAGAAGG GAAATGAGGCAGCAAGCAAATGAGACTGGAGAAGCTGCTGCAATCCCCATCACTGCGATGCAGTTAGAGGCCATCATAAGGTTAAACGAGTCTCTTGCAAAAATGAAATT TTACCTAAGAATGTGTTTTAGGTCACATGTTGCCACTGAAAGTGACGTAACTGAAGCATTAAGACTTTTCAAAGTTTGTACAATGGATGCAGCATGCTCTGGAATAAACCAACACATTCATATCACTCCTGATATGGCTAATGACATCAAG CAAGCAGAAAACCAGATAAAGAGAAGATTGGGAATTGGAAATCACATATCCGAAAGATCATTGATTGATGATCTTACTAGAATGGGTATGAATGAGTCAATG GTAAGAAGAGCCATTTTAATTATGCATCAGAGAGGTGAAGTTGAATGTCAACGTGAAAGGCATATTATTGTTCGTAAAGTATGA
- the LOC107890469 gene encoding 60S ribosomal protein L39-3, whose translation MPSHKTFMIKKKLAKKMRQNRPIPYWIRMRTDNTIRYNAKRRHWRRTKLGF comes from the exons ATG CCTTCGCACAAGACCTTCATGATCAAGAAGAAGCTGGCCAAGAAGATGAGGCAAAACAGGCCCATTCCTTACTGGATCCGAATGCGCACCGACAACACCATTAG GTACAATGCTAAGCGTAGGCACTGGCGCCGTACCAAGCTAGGGTTCTAA
- the LOC107890466 gene encoding DNA replication licensing factor MCM5 isoform X4: MKQQTISIAKAGITTVLNSRTSVLAAANPPSGRYDDLKTAQDNFDLRTTILSRFDLIFIVKDVSLYDQDKIIASHIIKVHSSAQAASGDIRASKEENWLKRYIQYCRSECHPHLSEAACAKLQSDYVDIRREMRQQANETGEAAAIPITAMQLEAIIRLNESLAKMKFYLRMCFRSHVATESDVTEALRLFKVCTMDAACSGINQHIHITPDMANDIKQAENQIKRRLGIGNHISERSLIDDLTRMGMNESMVRRAILIMHQRGEVECQRERHIIVRKV, from the exons ATGAAGCAACAGACAATATCTATTGCCAAAGCAGGAATAACGACTGTTCTCAATTCTAGAACTTCAGTACTTGCAGCTGCTAATCCTCCTTCTGGACGTTATGATGATCTTAAG ACAGCACAGGATAATTTTGATTTACGGACTACAATTCTTTCAAGATTTGACTTGATCTTCATTGTCAAAGATGTCAGTCTGTATGACCAAGACAAG ATCATAGCAAGTCATATCATAAAAGTTCATTCATCTGCTCAGGCAGCCTCCGGTGATATTAGAGCTTCTAAAGAAGAGAATTGGCTGAAAAG GTATATACAGTATTGCCGATCAGAATGCCACCCTCACCTTTCAGAAGCTGCATGTGCTAAGCTTCAGAGTGATTATGTTGATATCAGAAGG GAAATGAGGCAGCAAGCAAATGAGACTGGAGAAGCTGCTGCAATCCCCATCACTGCGATGCAGTTAGAGGCCATCATAAGGTTAAACGAGTCTCTTGCAAAAATGAAATT TTACCTAAGAATGTGTTTTAGGTCACATGTTGCCACTGAAAGTGACGTAACTGAAGCATTAAGACTTTTCAAAGTTTGTACAATGGATGCAGCATGCTCTGGAATAAACCAACACATTCATATCACTCCTGATATGGCTAATGACATCAAG CAAGCAGAAAACCAGATAAAGAGAAGATTGGGAATTGGAAATCACATATCCGAAAGATCATTGATTGATGATCTTACTAGAATGGGTATGAATGAGTCAATG GTAAGAAGAGCCATTTTAATTATGCATCAGAGAGGTGAAGTTGAATGTCAACGTGAAAGGCATATTATTGTTCGTAAAGTATGA
- the LOC107892428 gene encoding DNA replication licensing factor MCM5, with translation MKKLLKISGITIAASRVKEKATYVQLICKNRNSSRTVTCRPGLGGAIVPRSCDHVPQPGEEPCPIDPWIVVPERSKNVDQQTLTLQENPEDVPTGELPRNMLLLVDRHLVQTIVPGTRLTIMGIYSIFQAANSSTNHKGAVTVRQPYIRIVGMEETNEASSRGPATSTQEEVNIKVILNVVNLKIFIPTLLHLFPLCHDLCICINCREFKKIASNQDACKDMCSTIAPSIFGHDDVKKAVACLLFGGARKNLPDGVKLRGDINVLLLGDPSTAKSQTAPIAVYTSGKGSSAAGLTASVIRDSSSVSSCSVLPSGR, from the exons ATGAAGAAGCTGC TTAAGATATCAGGCATTACCATTGCTGCTTCAAGGGTTAAGGAAAAAGCTACTTATGTGCAATTAATCTGCAAGAACCGTAACAGTTCAAGGACGGTTACCTGCCGCCCAGGGCTTGGTGGAGCAATTGTTCCCCGATCATGTGACCATGTTCCCCAG CCCGGAGAAGAACCTTGTCCCATTGATCCCTGGATCGTGGTTCCTGAGAGGAGCAAGAATGTCGACCAACAAACCTTGACACTGCAGGAGAACCCAGAG GATGTACCCACAGGTGAACTTCCTAGAAATATGTTGCTTTTGGTGGATCGGCATTTGGTTCAAACCATTGTACCTGGTACAAGATTGACAATAATGGGGATTTATAGTATCTTTCAAGCTGCCAATTCATCAACAAA CCATAAAGGAGCAGTTACTGTCAGACAGCCTTATATCAGGATAGTGGGAATGGAAGAGACCAATGAGGCCAGTTCTCGAGGGCCTGCCACTTCCACCCAAGAAGAGGTAAACATCAAAGTGATCCTGAATGTtgttaacttaaaaattttcatccCCACTTTACTGCATCTATTCCCCTTGTGTCATGATCTGTGCATTTGTATCAACT GTAGAGAATTCAAAAAAATTGCCTCAAATCAAGATGCATGTAAAGACATGTGCTCCACGATTGCTCCCTCTATATTTGGTCATGATGATGTCAAGAAGGCTGTTGCTTGTCTTCTTTTTGGAGGAGCCAGGAAG AATTTGCCTGATGGGGTGAAGCTAAGAGGTGATATTAATGTGTTACTTCTTGGTGATCCATCTACTGCCAAGTCACAG ACTGCTCCCATAGCTGTTTATACTTCTGGAAAGGGCTCATCAGCTGCTGGTCTTACAGCTTCAGTTATTCGAGATAGTAGTTCTGTAAGCTCTTGCTCTGTTTTGCCTTCTGGGAGATAA